The sequence GAAAGGCGGTCGCGCTGCTCGCCGCACAGGTGCCATACTACGGGGCGTTCGCAGCTCTCTACGTTCCCGTGCTGGGTGCGGTGCTCTTACTGATCTCTTCGAACTCGGGCGTCTTCGGCAGCTCACGCATCGCTTACGCGATGAGCAGCAGCAACCTGCTGCCGTCACTCTTCCAGCGCGTGAACCGAGCCTACCGGACGCCGGCGATCTCGATCGTCTTCTTCTCCGCGATCGCGCTCATCGAGCTCGGCTTTGCGGCGGCCCCGGCGCTCTTTCCCGGTGTCTCGTCGCTGTACGTCCGGTTCTTCCATGGAGAAAACGGCCTCGAATTCCTCGCAGACCTCTACGCTTTCGGAGCCGCAACGAGCTATTCGTTCGTCTTCTTAGGCCTGATCGGTCTGCGCCTGATGGATCCGCTGAGCCCACGCAAGTTCAAGATTCCGTTCAACATACCGATGCGATTTCGCGGCGAACGAGTCGATTTTCCGGTTGTCGCGGTCATCGGCTTCCTCGGCATCTTCTCCATTCTGCTTTTTACCTTGCGCACGCACGCGCTCGGGCGCATCTTCGGTCCGACGTGGCTGCTGCTCGGACTGATTGCCTATCTGTTCTACCGGCGACACCGCCGCCTTCCGCTTCTTCGCTCGCAGAAACACGACTGGCGTAACGAACAGACGGAGATCCTCCGCCGCGCCGGCGAGCTCGAACTGATGGACGAGTATCTGAGCAACCTGCGCGCCAGCGACGAACGGCGCGCAGCGGGCCGCAGCTAGGGAACCTCGCAATGCTGCTTCTGCGCGCGGTGCTCGCGGGCGCGATGATTCTCTTGGGCATCGTCATCCTCGTGCGGATGCTCGTGGTATTGCCGATGGGCGGTTTTGCCGTTGTGCCGGGCGTCGTCCTCGGCGTCGCGATGATTGCGCTCGGCGTCCACCGGCTCAGGCTGATCGCCCGCGTTGCGGGGATGCAGTGATCTCCTTCGGCGGCGACGTCCACATCACGATCGCCGGCGCGCTGATCGCGCTGCTCATCGCTGCGGCGGTCGGTGCGACACTCAACTGGATGCTGCATCCGCCCCAGTCGCACGTGTTGCGCATCGCCGCCGAAGCCGAGCGCGAGCTCGAGCGGCTGGTCGGCAGCTTGATTGTCGTCTTCTCTCCGGAGATCGATTCATCGCACATGATGGCGCTGGCCGTAAAGCTCGCGCGGGGCGAGCGCTCCGAGCTGCTGGCGCTCTACGTGATCGAGGTTCCCTACACGCTGCCGCCGGATGCGGAGATGACTTTCGAGGAACGCACGGCACTCGACGCGCTCGGTGCGGCCGAGACGATTGCTAACGGCCACAACGTGGCGATCCGGACCGAGACGATCAAGGCCCGTTCGACCAAACAAGCCGTTCTGGATGTGGCCAAACGCGTTAAGGCAAATCTCATTATTCTCGGCTCGTTCCGCGAAGGAAAATATACCGGTGCGCCGCTGGGGCGCACGATCGAGGAGATCGCTGCAGACGCAAAATGCGATGTCCTCATCGGCGTCGAAGGCAAGCACGGTACGCTATTGATGGACGAGAGTTCGCAGTCCACCACGTAAAGATTCGTCACCTGAGGAGACAACCGTGAATTTCAGAGGTTCTCTGCCGCTGCTTGCCCTTTTCGTCGCTGCAAACTGCGTCGCCGTCCGCGCCGCCAACGAAGTAACGGCGATCGCAGCCTTCGACAAAGCCTTTGCCGCCATCACCGACTACACGTGCGTCCTGCACGTGCACGAAGCCAAAGGCACTCAAACGCAGGACCGCGTCTATCAGTACGAGTTCATGAAACCGCACTACGTGAAGACCCTGATCCTCGCGGGCGACGGCAAGGGATCCGGCGGCGTCTGGACCGGCGGCGATCAGGTCAGCGGTCACCAGGGCGGCTTTCTCTCGGGAATTCACCTGAAGGTCAGCATCAACGACCCGCGCGCGACGTCGCTGCGCGGAGTGACGATCCCCGACGGCTTACTGCAGCGGATCGTCGACAACTACGGGACCATTGCGGGCAAGTTGACGCAGGTCGACGGAGGGAAGATCAATGGCGTAGAGACCGACCGTCTCGAGCTGAAGCCATCCGATCCCAACGCAAACTTCGGAATCACCGATCAGATCCTTTATATTTCAAAAGAGACGCACTGGCCGCTCCGTCAAATCCTCTACAGCGGATCGCAAATCGTACTCGACGAGAACGTCACGGACCTCAAGACCAACGTCGGCCTCGCGCAAAAAGACTTCCCGTTTTAGATCGAGCGGTGCGCGGCCTACGGCTGTAGGCCGCGCGAACGATGCTCGTACCAGTGCTGCCGGGCTTAATGCGTCGCGGCGCCGGAGCTCGATTCTTGTGATGCCGGAGTGAGTTTCAGATCGTATTGCTGGGTCTGATCGGCGAAGACCGCCTCATCTGTGACCGAACGCGCGTCGTACCCATCTTTTTCAGCCGAAACGGTGTAGTTGTCGGGCTGCAGGGCAAAGACGATGTATCGGCCGTGTGCGTCGGTCGTCGTCTTGACGCTTTGAGAGGGGGAGGTGATCTCCAGGCGCACGCCCGAAATCGGCGCGCCGGTCTTTGCGTCGGTGACGATGCCGCCGATGCCCCCGCTCGTACCTGCCAGTGCTACGCTTGCTTGGCCTCCGATTGCCAGCAACAATCCCATCGCGCAGAGTGCGCGCCGCAGCGAATTTCGATTCATCATTTGGTCGTTTTCCATTTCAGTAGACAGCTTGGTGTGCCGCCTAATATACCGGGCGCGTTGCGCCGAGTGTTTCACAGTTGAAACACAAGTTTTCTTTGATTTTCCTTGATTGCGCGAGCGACTTTTCTAGACGTCGCGGCTAGCGCGAAAGGTATCGTTTGCGCAGTTCGTCGAGTACGACCGCGAGCAGGATCACGGCGCCGAGTAAAACTTTTTGGAGATACGAATCGACGTTGAGCAAGTTCATCGCATTGTAAAGCACGCCGATGAGCAGCGCGCCAAAAAACGTACCGATGACGCTGCCCCGTCCACCCATCAGGCTCGTCCCGCCGACTACGACCGCCGCGATCGACTCGAGCAGTTCGTCGCCGGTTCCGGTCTGCGGAGAACCAGATGAAAAAAGCGCCATATACAAAAAGCCGACGATCGCGGCACAGCCGCCGCTGATCACATAAACCATCGTCTTGACGCGTGCGACGTTGATGCCGGCAAGCCGCGCCGCCTCTTCGTTTCCGCCGATGGCAAAGACGTAGCGGCCAAAACGCGTGCGGTTCAGCAGCACCGAGGCTGCCACAATGACGGCGAGCATCCAGATGACGGGCACGGGAATGCTCGGCAAGTGCAACGCCTTCGTCACCCCTCCGAGAAACGAACCGATGCCGGTATTTTGGAAATCGGTCGTCTGCAGCGCCACCGGGCGTCCGTGGGATAGAATGAACGAAGCGCCGAGCGCCATCTCGAGCATCGCAAGCGTCGTGATGAAGGGGGGCAGGTTGAGCTTGACGACGGGGAGCGCGTTTACCCAGCCGGCCGCGCAACCCACGGCAACCGCGACGATCAGGGTCGCCGCGATCAAGGGAAAACCGCTCAAATGCACCGCGTTGGCAAAGAGCGCTGCCACGACGCCGGTCAGCGCGACCAGCGAACCGACCGAAAGGTCGATGCCGGCAGTGATGATCACAAACGTTTGGCCGATGCCCAGAATGCAGTTGTAGGTTATCTGCCGGAGCACGCGGACGATATTGCTGGGCTCGAGGAACGAGCCGTGCGAGGCGACGTCTACGATCGCGATCAAGGCGACCAAAACCAGCGACGCTGCGCCGATGCGCAGCCAGTACGCGCGACGCTCGGCGGCCGTCACGCCGCCGCACCCGTGGCGACGGAGATCACGCGCTCCGGCGTGGCTTGCTCGCGCGCGAACTCCGCCGCGATCCGCCCCGCGCGAACGACGAGAACCCGGTGAGCCATTCCCAAGACCTCCGGCAGGTCGCTCGAGACCATGACGATCGCCGCGCCGCGCTCCGCGAGCTCGAGCATGATGCGGTAGATTTCCGCTTTGGCACCCACGTCGATTCCTCGCGTCGGTTCGTCGAAGAGAAAGACGCGCGCGTTTCCGAGCAGCCATTTCGCGAGCACGACCTTCTGCTGCGTTCCCCCGGAAAGGTTGCTGACGAGCTGTTCGGTGCTCGGGGTTCGAATCTGCAGCTGCTCGATCATCCGTGTCGCTGCAATGCGTTCGCGCGCGACGTCGATGAGCAGGTCGCGGTCGACGAAGTCGGCCAGGTGCGCGAGCGAAACGTTTTCGCGCACCGTCATCCCGAGCACCAAGCCTTGGCCTTTGCGATCCTCGGTGATGAAGGCGACGCCGGCGGCGATGTCGCCCGCGATGTCTCCCGGCCGCAACATCGCGCCGTCGACTTTGACCTCGCCCCCGTCGGGCACGTCTGCGCCGGCAATCGCGCGCAGTATCTCGGTGCGTCCGGCTCCGATCAGGCCCGCGAGACCCACGATCTCGCCGCTGCGCACGGTGAAGCTCACGTCTTCGAATGCCGGCCGCAGCGAAAGCATACGGACGTCCAGGCGCGCCGGCGCATCGGGCGCGAGCGAAACCAACTCCGGGAAATGTGCGTCGAGCTGCCGCCCCACCATGTCGCGGACGATCTCGTCCGGTGAGAAATCCGCGACCGGCTTTACCGCGACGATGCTGCCGTCGCGCATCACGGCGATGCGGTCGGCGACGCGCGAGAGCTCTTCCATCCGATGCGAAATATAGATGATGCCCGCCCCGGCAGCGCGCAGTTGCGCAATCACCCCTAAGAGCCCCTCGATTTCACGATCTGAGAGCGCGGCGGTCGGTTCGTCCATCACGATGATACGCGCGGAACGCGCCAGCACTTTGGCGATCTCCACGAGCTGCTGTTGCCCCACCGAGAGATCGGAGACCGGAACGTCGAGGGGTACGCGCAGGCCGAGCTCGTCGAAGACCGCGGCCGTGCGCCGCGCGGCGGCGGCCGAGTCGAGGAAACCATTTCGCGTCGGCTCCGAGCCAAGCGTAACGTTGGCGATCGCGCTCAGTTGCCCAACCAGCGTAAACTCCTGGTAGATCATGCCGATCCCCAGCTGCTGTGCGCGTTGGGGCGAATCGATCGCGACCGCCGCACCATCGATGAAGATTTCACCGGAGTCCGCATGCAGCGCGCCGGAAAGGATTTTCATCAAAGTCGATTTGCCGGCGCCGTTCTCCCCGACCAGGACGAGCACTTCGCCCGCGTCGAGCGTGAGCGATACGTCGGAGAGGGCGCGCACGCCGGGAAAGCTCTTCCCGATGCGCCGCATCTCCAGCAGCGGCGGCACGCCTATGACGACGACTTGGTAAAGGCCCCGACGGGAATCTTCACCACTGCCGGCGGCTGCTTGCCGGCGAAATAACCGCTGATGACGTCGATCGTCGTAGATCCGATCTTCGCCGGATACTGAATCGCATCGCCGTACATCTCGCCCGCCGCGATCGCTTTGCGCGCTTCGGGAGTCGCGTCGTAACCGACGATTGCGACCTTTCCGGTCAGACCGGCGGCGCG comes from Candidatus Cybelea sp. and encodes:
- a CDS encoding universal stress protein; its protein translation is MISFGGDVHITIAGALIALLIAAAVGATLNWMLHPPQSHVLRIAAEAERELERLVGSLIVVFSPEIDSSHMMALAVKLARGERSELLALYVIEVPYTLPPDAEMTFEERTALDALGAAETIANGHNVAIRTETIKARSTKQAVLDVAKRVKANLIILGSFREGKYTGAPLGRTIEEIAADAKCDVLIGVEGKHGTLLMDESSQSTT
- a CDS encoding carboxypeptidase-like regulatory domain-containing protein, producing the protein MMNRNSLRRALCAMGLLLAIGGQASVALAGTSGGIGGIVTDAKTGAPISGVRLEITSPSQSVKTTTDAHGRYIVFALQPDNYTVSAEKDGYDARSVTDEAVFADQTQQYDLKLTPASQESSSGAATH
- a CDS encoding ABC transporter permease, with the translated sequence MTAAERRAYWLRIGAASLVLVALIAIVDVASHGSFLEPSNIVRVLRQITYNCILGIGQTFVIITAGIDLSVGSLVALTGVVAALFANAVHLSGFPLIAATLIVAVAVGCAAGWVNALPVVKLNLPPFITTLAMLEMALGASFILSHGRPVALQTTDFQNTGIGSFLGGVTKALHLPSIPVPVIWMLAVIVAASVLLNRTRFGRYVFAIGGNEEAARLAGINVARVKTMVYVISGGCAAIVGFLYMALFSSGSPQTGTGDELLESIAAVVVGGTSLMGGRGSVIGTFFGALLIGVLYNAMNLLNVDSYLQKVLLGAVILLAVVLDELRKRYLSR
- a CDS encoding sugar ABC transporter ATP-binding protein: MPPLLEMRRIGKSFPGVRALSDVSLTLDAGEVLVLVGENGAGKSTLMKILSGALHADSGEIFIDGAAVAIDSPQRAQQLGIGMIYQEFTLVGQLSAIANVTLGSEPTRNGFLDSAAAARRTAAVFDELGLRVPLDVPVSDLSVGQQQLVEIAKVLARSARIIVMDEPTAALSDREIEGLLGVIAQLRAAGAGIIYISHRMEELSRVADRIAVMRDGSIVAVKPVADFSPDEIVRDMVGRQLDAHFPELVSLAPDAPARLDVRMLSLRPAFEDVSFTVRSGEIVGLAGLIGAGRTEILRAIAGADVPDGGEVKVDGAMLRPGDIAGDIAAGVAFITEDRKGQGLVLGMTVRENVSLAHLADFVDRDLLIDVARERIAATRMIEQLQIRTPSTEQLVSNLSGGTQQKVVLAKWLLGNARVFLFDEPTRGIDVGAKAEIYRIMLELAERGAAIVMVSSDLPEVLGMAHRVLVVRAGRIAAEFAREQATPERVISVATGAAA